In a single window of the Lagenorhynchus albirostris chromosome 19, mLagAlb1.1, whole genome shotgun sequence genome:
- the EMC8 gene encoding ER membrane protein complex subunit 8 has protein sequence MPGVKLTTQAYCKMVLHGAKYPHCAVNGLLVAEKQKPRKEHLPLGGPGAHHTLFVDCIPLFHGTLALAPMLEVALTLIDSWCKDNSYVIAGYYQANERVKDASPNQVAEKVASRIAEGFSDTALIMVDNTKFTMDCVVPTIHVYEHHENKWRCRDPHYDYCEDWPEAQRISASLLESRSYEALVDFDNHLDDIRNDWTNPEINKAVLHLC, from the exons ATGCCCGGGGTGAAGCTGACCACCCAGGCCTACTGCAAGATGGTGCTGCACGGCGCCAAGTACCCGCACTGCGCCGTCAACGGACTGCTGGTGGCCGAGAAGCAGAAGCCGCGCAAGGAGCACCTTCCTCTGGGCGGCCCGGGTGCCCACCACACCCTCTTCGTGGACTGTATACCCCTCTTCCACGGCACCCTGGCCCTCGCCCCCATGCTGGAGGTGGCCCTCACCCTG atTGATTCATGGTGCAAAGATAATAGTTATGTGATTGCTGGTTATTATCAAGCTAACGAGCGAGTAAAGGATGCCAG TCCAAACCAGGTTGCAGAAAAGGTGGCCTCCAGAATCGCCGAGGGCTTCAGCGACACGGCTCTCATCATG GTAGACAACACTAAGTTCACGATGGACTGCGTGGTACCCACAATCCATGTGTACGAACACCACGAAAACAAATGGCGCTGCCGAGACCCTCACTA CGATTACTGTGAAGACTGGCCAGAGGCCCAGAGGATCTCGGCATCACTCCTGGAAAGCCGGTCCTATGAAGCGCTCGTGGATTTTGATAATCACCTGGATGACATTCGGAATGACTGGACAAACCCAGAGATCAATAAAGCTGTTCTGCACCTGTGTTAG